The DNA sequence ACACGGAGTTGAGTCGTCGGGGAGTAACAAGAATCGACTGATTTCGACCCATGCCGCCGTAACTATTAATAATCGCCCAGAGCAATAGACTCCATCTAACAGATGGACAGAGACGAACTTCCCGACAACGTCCTCTTCGACTGGTACCTGCGTTACATAGGCGAGCCCGACGCCAAGACCGATGTCTACGCAGGCTTCGGAATATTCCTCGGCGGAATTGCTCTGGGTCTTCTGGGTCTAGTGATCTTCCTTCCGAGCACCGCGACCGAGGTCGGCTCAGACCTCTACTGGACATTGCGTGAGACATCGATCAGCATGGCTATCGTGGGCCTTCCCTTAGTGATGCTCGGAGTAGCGGTTCTCCTGCCTGTGAGAAAACGCGCCGTATACGCCGCAGTCACGGGAACCGCTGTCTGTGTCGTGGGTGTCGTGATGTTCGCCTCGTCTTATCCTTCGAACTTCAACGTCGATCAGTCTGTGACTGCGCGTGTTGTCTCGGTCTACGCAGTCGGTCTCGCGCTCGTGGTGTCGTCGACTGGAGCGGCTCTGATAGCCCACCATCTCGAAAAGGCACGTGGGGTAGGCGAACGATCCGAAGAGTCGGAGACTGAGACAGATACGAGACCCAAGGTCTCACAAGAAGACGTCGAGAGCGACATAGAGGAGGCAATGAGTACGACCGAGATATCGTGGGGAGGAGTCGAAAAGAAGGAGACCAAACGTCTCAGCCTCGATGTTGACACGGAGATAAGCGGACAGGGGTTTGACGTCGACGCCGAGGAGACGAGGGCGTCGGGTTCCGCTGTCGACGAGGCTGTCTCGGGACTCAAGAATCTCAAGGGAGGTGAGACAAAGGAGGCGAAAGGTGGGAGCACCGACGACCAGACGGAGGCTCTCAGACAGCTCCGTAACCAGGGAGACGCGGAGTCAGGATCGGAGGGAGTGGGAGGAGTAAAAACAGACTCCGGGGGACTCGTCGACAGAATCAGGAGATGGCTGACTTAACTGTAAGTTACTTTTATTAATCCCGAGACGTATCTTGGGAGCATGGCAAAAGGATTGGACGTCGGGACGATGAACATTATCTCGTCCCGCCAGGACGGAGACGAGACAGCTTTCGTACAGCAGAGAAACTCCTTCGTCGAGATAGAGCACAGCGACATGGCGGAGCGGATGCTGTCGAGAAGCGATGTTCTCCACATTAGGAAGGACGACCAGGTCTACGTAGTCGGCGACGACGCCCTCAACTTCGCTAATATATTTAACGAGGAGACGCGCCGGCCGATGCAGCACGGAATACTTTCGAGCGACGAGAAGTCGGCTATCCCAATGATCAAGCTCATAACCGAACAGGTCGTCGGCGAGCCGAGGAGACACAACGAACGTCTCTACTA is a window from the Candidatus Afararchaeum irisae genome containing:
- a CDS encoding permease; translation: MDRDELPDNVLFDWYLRYIGEPDAKTDVYAGFGIFLGGIALGLLGLVIFLPSTATEVGSDLYWTLRETSISMAIVGLPLVMLGVAVLLPVRKRAVYAAVTGTAVCVVGVVMFASSYPSNFNVDQSVTARVVSVYAVGLALVVSSTGAALIAHHLEKARGVGERSEESETETDTRPKVSQEDVESDIEEAMSTTEISWGGVEKKETKRLSLDVDTEISGQGFDVDAEETRASGSAVDEAVSGLKNLKGGETKEAKGGSTDDQTEALRQLRNQGDAESGSEGVGGVKTDSGGLVDRIRRWLT